CCGGAGAAAATAAATGGCAATGTCAAAGAAGAAAATATGTAGATTTTGTGAAACACGTAACTCGTATATAGATTATAAAGAACCGAAAATGTTAAGAAAATTTATTACAGACCAGGGAAAGATCATCCCTCGCAGAGTGTCGGGAATGTGCGCAAAGCATCAGCGGGAGATGACTACGGCAATAAAAAGAGCGCGGAATATTTCCCTGATTCCGTATTCATTTAAATCAGTGTAGTAGAGGAAAATATGAAAGTTATTCTAACGAAAACCCACGAAAGTCTCGGCGAAGCAGGAGAAATAGTCAACGTAAAGAACGGCTATGCAAGAAACTATCTGATTCCGAGAAATATGGCATTAGCCGCAACCAAATCAAATACG
This Candidatus Neomarinimicrobiota bacterium DNA region includes the following protein-coding sequences:
- a CDS encoding 30S ribosomal protein S18, with amino-acid sequence MAMSKKKICRFCETRNSYIDYKEPKMLRKFITDQGKIIPRRVSGMCAKHQREMTTAIKRARNISLIPYSFKSV